A window of Ananas comosus cultivar F153 linkage group 4, ASM154086v1, whole genome shotgun sequence contains these coding sequences:
- the LOC109708405 gene encoding homeobox protein knotted-1-like 1, which yields MEDLYSIHPGISRGAGELDGDHHHHRRRRRGVAGDASEISGGSGGASDLNDMIKAQIASHPRYPSLVSAYIDCRKVGAPLEVATLLEEIGRERSSSAASCDGGEIGADPELDEFMDSYCRVLVRYKEELSKPFDEAASFLSSIEMQLSNLCTTTTTTTTTISSAAPSDEVVGSSEEELCSADAEPSDGYHEYGSSSRLADHELKEMLLKKYSGYLSSLRKEFLKKRKKGKLPKDARTTLLDWWNTHYRWPYPTEEDKVKLAEKTGLDPKQINNWFINQRKRHWKPSEDMRFALMEGVAGGSSGTMIYFDTGTVGP from the exons ATGGAGGATCTGTACAGCATACACCCGGGGATCTCGCGCGGCGCCGGCGAGCTCGACGgggaccaccaccaccaccgccgccgccgccgcggcgtcgCCGGCGATGCGTCGGAGATCTCCGGTGGAAGCGGCGGCGCGTCGGATCTGAACGACATGATCAAGGCTCAGATCGCCAGCCACCCCCGCTACCCTTCCTTGGTCTCCGCCTACATCGACTGCCGCAAG GTGGGGGCGCCGCTGGAGGTGGCGACGCTGCTGGAGGAGATCGGGCGGGAGCGTAGTTCCAGCGCGGCGAGCTGCGACGGCGGCGAGATCGGGGCCGATCCCGAGCTCGACGAGTTCATG GATTCGTATTGCCGAGTCCTCGTTCGGTACAAGGAGGAGCTCTCGAAGCCCTTCGACGAGGCCGCTTCTTTCCTCAGCAGCATCGAGATGCAGCTTAGCAACCTctgcaccaccaccaccaccaccaccaccaccatctccTCCGCCGCTCCATCCG ACGAAGTGGTGGGTTCCTCTGAGGAAGAGCTATGCTCTGCAGATGCTGAACCATCGGACGGCTACCACGAGTATGGCTCGAGTTCACGCTTGGCTGACCACGAGCTGAAGGAAATGCTTCTGAAGAAATACAGTGGATACTTGAGCAGCCTTAGGAAGGAGTTCctgaaaaagaggaagaaagggaAGCTCCCAAAGGATGCGCGAACTACATTGCTCGACTGGTGGAACACACATTACCGCTGGCCTTACCCCACG GAAGAGGATAAGGTGAAGCTGGCGGAGAAGACGGGGCTCGACCCGAAGCAGATAAACAATTGGTTCATAAACCAGAGGAAGAGGCACTGGAAACCTTCGGAGGACATGCGCTTTGCTCTCATGGAAGGTGTCGCAGGAGGGTCCAGCGGGACAATGATCTACTTCGACACTGGCACCGTCGGCCCATGA
- the LOC109708558 gene encoding nicotianamine synthase 3-like, which yields MGNQEEMLVKKITEIYESISKLPDLSPSEEVNALFTELVLACIPASPIDVSKLSNNGEQEMRSNLIRLCGEAEGLLESHYSDLLASNYENPLEHFELFPYYSNYLKLSHLEYSLLARHVPGAPAAARVAFVGSGPLPLSSIVLASRHMRAARFYNYDLSATANAQARRLVRADADVGPRMAFRTVDVMNATREEIAKYEVVFLAALVGIGREEKVRVVAHLAASMAPGAALVVRSAQGARGFLYPVVEMEDLEGFEVLAVHHPDDEVINSVIIARKPPATAGGGVALQPLGHSHGAVVRPCKCCDMQAMNHLTIEEVALEELPS from the exons ATGGGAAACCAAGAGGAGATGTTGGTGAAGAAGATCACAGAGATCTACGAGAGCATCTCTAAGCTCCCCGACCTAAGCCCCTCCGAAGAAGTGAACGCCCTGTTCACGGAGCTCGTCCTCGCCTGCATCCCCGCGAGCCCCATCGACGTCTCCAAACTCAGCAACAATGGCGAGCAGGAGATGAGATCCAACCTCATCCGCCTCTGCGGCGAGGCCGAGGGGCTTTTGGAAAGCCACTACTCAGATCTCTTAGCCTCTAATTATGAGAACCCACTCGAGCATTTCGAGCTGTTTCCTTACTACTCCAATTATCTCAAGCTGAGCCATCTGGAGTACAGCTTGTTGGCCCGGCACGTCCCTGGGGCTCCGGCGGCCGCGCGGGTGGCGTTCGTCGGATCCGGCCCGCTGCCGCTGAGCTCGATCGTCCTCGCTTCCCGCCACATGCGGGCCGCCAGGTTCTACAACTACGACCTCTCCGCCACGGCCAACGCGCAGGCGCGCCGGCTGGTGAGGGCCGACGCCGACGTCGGCCCGCGCATGGCGTTCCGCACCGTCGACGTCATGAATGCGACCCGTGAGGAGATCGCAAA GTACGAGGTGGTGTTCCTGGCAGCGCTAGTGGGGATCGGACGGGAGGAGAAGGTGAGGGTGGTGGCACACCTGGCAGCGAGCATGGCACCTGGGGCGGCGCTCGTGGTGCGGAGCGCGCAGGGCGCGCGGGGATTCCTCTACCCGGTGGTCGAGATGGAGGACCTCGAGGGGTTCGAGGTGTTGGCGGTGCACCACCCCGACGATGAGGTGATAAACTCCGTGATCATTGCGAGGAAACCTCCTGCAACCGCCGGCGGAGGTGTCGCCCTGCAACCCCTCGGCCACAGCCACGGCGCGGTGGTGAGGCCGTGCAAGTGCTGTGACATGCAAGCGATGAATCATTTGACTATAGAGGAGGTGGCTCTTGAGGAGCTCCCTTCCTAA